Below is a window of Candidatus Saganbacteria bacterium DNA.
CTTTAAGCGCTTCCTTCAATTTAAACTCGCGGGCCATCATTCCTACAAGTTCTATCTCTGCTCCCGCGAGGTCTGTGGTCGCCGGTATGACGGACAGATTGTTCGTTTTTGTCTCTTTGATAGCTTTTTCGGCCTCGAGTCCGTCCGTCAGGATATCATAGATCGAAAAATCTACCGCATCCCTTGCCAGCCCGACAGCTGACGTCGCGTTACCCTGGGGATCCATGTCTATAAGAAGGACCTTCTTGCCGGAAACCGACAAAAACGCACAAAGGTTGATAGCGGTCGTGGTCTTTCCCACTCCGCCTTTTTGGTTGCATATGGATATTATTTTCCCCATTTATAGGGTTAGTATAACATAAAAAAAATTAGCATTATAGAGGCCGTTTTTTGCAAATTCCTGGTTTTCTCGGGTATTTTTCGGGCGTTAGTTTCTCTTTTTTTATGACTACGATCTGATGCAGATACTTTTTACGGTTCTTTTCATCGTCCAATTCTACCTGTATCGTCCTTTCAAGCTTTCCTCCCATGATCTTCAAAGCTTTTTCCGCGTTCTTTATTTCCGTTTCGATGTCTTTCCCTTTCATCGCTATAAAGATTCCGCCCGTTTTTACAAAAGGTAGGCAGAGTTCTGATGCGATGTTCAAAGGCGCAAGGGCCCTGCATACGGCCACGTCATATTGTTCTCTTCTTTTTTTTGCATAATCTTCGGCCCGTTCCCAGATGATGTCTATATCCTTAAACCCGAGGATATCGGCAATATGAGATAGGAATCCCGTCTTCTTTTTTATACAATCGAGTAAAGTCAATTTTATGTCCGGAAAAAGCACCTTCAAGACCAGCCCCGGAAATCCCGCTCCGGTCCCGATGTCGATTACTTCCGGATGTCCTGTTGAAAAATCGAAGGCTTCTTTTAGCGTTTCGCAGTCTTTGAAATGCTTGAGGATTATATCATCTTCATCGGTTATGGAAGTTAGGTTGAACTTTTTGTTCCAATTAATTAGCTCTTTTGAATAGATTTTAAATCGGGCTTCTTTGTCCACGTGTTATAAGTTATCGGCTAAGAGCTAAAATGCCTGGCCGATCGAGAAATGCAGAACGCCTTCAGAGAACATCTTATACGCGCCGACACCGAAATCAAGCCTGATGGGACCCATCGGAGTATTAAGTCTGAGACCGAAACCCCTGCCGGATATAGAGTTGTCCAAATCGGGCCATCTGGGATGGTACCATGCTTTACCCAGATCATAGAAAAGCACTCCCTGAAATGTTTCGTTGAAAGTGTAGCGGTATTCGATATTGGCAACATATTTTTTGGTGCCGACCTGCGCCTGGGACGGATCATAGCCCCTGACCGTATTGGCACCGCCAACATAATAGAGCTCTCCGGGAGGGATATCGCCAACCCCCACGCCTACCCCAAAGTGAAAAGCAAGTACCTGTTTATCTGCCAATTTTAAGAACTGGTTCAAATCGACCGTGTTCTTTGTGAAATCGGTAGTTATATCCGGCTTGACCTTCCAGCCTTTTGTTATCCCGAAAGTCGCAAACCTTCCCGTGGACGGGTTCATCCAATTATCTCTTGTGTCATATGCCAGAGAAAACCCTATAGTGTTTGAAGTATAGGGATCAAAATATGTCACTGTCGGTTCGACCCTTTCTGAACCTAGGGTAAGAGTAACATTCCATTCATCGTTGACGGGTTTATTTAAACTTAAGTCCCATCCGTTAAATTTCCCGTCGCTTTCAGGCTGGCCGATCAAATATACGTTCTTTCCGATCGTATACCATCTTCTTACGGTCGCCGAGACCTTATCACCAAGCTTGTCAGGCAGGAACCAGGGATACATGTACCTGAATTGATACGTAGACTGCTGCTGACCGGCCTGGCCACGGAGCAATATTCCCTGTCCGGTGCCGAAAACGTTCTCCGCACTAAGGTCGAGGAACCCGAACATTCCTTCGCGCTCTCCATAGCCGCCGCCGAAGTTGATCGTGTTGGTCTTGCTTTCTTTTACCTTAACCAGAAGTATTATCTTGTCAGGAGCAGCCGCAGGTTCGAAGTCCGGAGAAATATCCGAGAAGAATCCCAGGTTGAATATTCTTTTAAGGTCTTTTGCCAGGACCTTTTCGTTTAAGACCGTACCCGGCTTGCTTTTCATCTCCCTTAAGATCACATAATTCTTGGTCAGGGTGTTGCCGTCCAAAGCTATCTGTTCTATCGCTCCTTCGACAAGCTTAATTTGAAGGATGTCGGTGTCCGGATCGGTAGTGACGTTGACGACCCTTTCAAGGATATATCCGTCCTTGTGATACATATCATCGATGGCCTTGATGTCTTCTTGGATAGATTTGAAAGACATTATCTCCCCCTGCTTTGAACGCATCATGGAAAATATCTTTGCCGCGGGATAGACGCTGCATCCTTCTATTGTTATACCCTTCAGGCATGGGTTCTCGACCACATTGAAAGTCACCGCAGTGCCTTTTCTGGATTTGTTAAGATCCGTTGTCACATCCGCAAAATACCCCATTGCGTATATGGCTTTTACATCATTATTCAGACTTTGCTGGGTCATGCGGTCTCCAACGCGTATTGATACCTGCTCGAGTATTTTTCCCGACGGGATAATGAAATTACCTTTTATGTTTATTCCGGTTATAAGACTGTCAACGGTCACGGCATCTGTTTTTGTGACGGCAGGTCCGGTCAAGCTACCAAGATCTGGCGCGGACTTCAGGCTGAAATCTATCGCCAGCGAAATGCCTGACAGCAGAAAAACCGCGGCCGAGATGCAAAATATTTTTTTCATGTCTGATACTTTCATTTTACTTTAATTATACAAATTTATCCACACCTTGTTTTCAAAAAACGTACGCGTACTGAAGCATGAGCTTGTAATATGTAACGCTCCAATCCTTGATATAAGGCATCGGTTCCCTGTAATAAGCCAGCGAATAATATCTGTCGATCTTCCAGGATATCTGATAATTGAAAGATGAATTGTTGTAAACCGTGTTCTGCTGCGTTGACTGCGCGTACTTCAACTGAATAAATATTTTATCAAAAAAGCCCTTAGCTATGCCCACGGCCAGCTGTGGTTTGTCTGTATATCCGTACTCTCCGCGTCTTGTCGGAAGGTATTTTTCAAGGTCTCGTCCGAAATTGTAGTCCAGCGTAAAGCTCTCGAGCCCCAGCGCTTTTTCCACATTGCCTGTTATACTTTTTACAAGATATGAGTTTATGCTGGAGTTAAGGTAATCCACGAGTATCGCGTTCGTATCCATAACCCCGCCCGTATTTGACAGGTTCAACGTGTCCCTGACAAAATCAGGCAGTATTATCTCTCTTATTTTATTCTGGTCATAAGTAGTGCTGACCATCGGCGGTGTTTTTGAGGCGTCTTCCTTGAACGCGAAAAACTGGATGTTTAAAGGTCTCGCTTTTTCTTTGTCCGAAGGAATGCCGGTCGCTCTTGTCAGGACATATACTTTTTGCTGGGTATATTCCTGCGGCACACCGCTGTCGATCCCTGACGCAGGAGGCGTGGATTGAGCAACTTTTTCTTTTACCTTGACCTCGCTCTGCGCCGTGATCGACAGATAAGGCAGAGCAGAGGTTAAACCGCTGCCCCCCGAGAATATGGCTGTGTTTTTCATGATCATTGACCTGTTCAAGCTGAAATATTGCTCTTGTTTATCTTCGGATAGGATATTAAAATCCCTTCCCAGGATGTTAACCGTACCGCTTTTTATATCTACGTCTCCTATGATTGTCGGGGATGACAGGAAACCTTTTAACTCAAGATTTTCAGAGGCTACTTCAAGGTTAATATTAGACATGTCCAGAGAGATCGGCCTGTTCGACTCCCCCTGGACAAGATAGACCGATTTGCCGATATTAAGATCGACATCAAAACCGATGTCGACAAAAGGAGCTGCGTCGTTTTGTTTTCCCTGTGGGATTATTACCTTACCGTCATGTATGTTAAGGTCTGCTGACAAAACAGCTTTTTGCCTCTTGCTTAATGACCCGTCCATTGATAGCGTGCCTTTCAGGCTCAGGCGCCTCAAATCCGCCTGCCCGGAATAAAACCCGGGGATGCCGACCGAACCTGTCACGGGAGCTGCTGCGATATTCAGCCAGATCTGTTTTTTGCCGATCAGGTCTGCGAGATCGATATCTCCCGCGATAGAAAAAACATCGGATTTTTTCAGTGTCCTGTCTCCCGAGATAGTGCCGGAAAATCTTTTTATCGTCATATAGCTGTCCACTATCTTTATGTCCGCGTCAAAGTCATACAAAGTCGATCTGATCTGGTCGATATTGACTACAGCATCATTTATAACGACACTTCCGTTTATTAAAGGTTTATCTATTGTCCCGCTTAAGTCGAGATCTACTTGCCCTCCTCCCGAAGTCCAACTCACCCCTTTAAACAGCGTAACAAGAAGTCCGGCATTGTCCCCGGCCAGATCTATCTTGATGTCGATATTTTTTCCCGAGACAAAAGGCATCCTGCCTTTTATAGAAGCTTTCTGCTTGCCGTTGCGTATATCAAGCTCCTCGATATCCAGCATGCCTCCGGAGTAACGGGCTTTTGAATAAAGGCTTTCGACATAAAAACCTCCCACGGTTGTTTTGCTTATAGAAAAGACGGCATTGATATTGGGATCGAAATATTTGCCGTTTGCAGAAGCTTTAACTGTGAGCCTGCCGTCTATAGGAAAAGAAAGGCCGGTCGCGGTCTCTATCTTTTCCGCCGGAAGGTCTTTGGCGGAAACATTCAGATCTATAGGACCTTTAACATCGATCATGCCCGATGCATCAAGATTTCCTCCATGATCTTTCAATGACAGGCCATTCAGGTATATTTTCCCGCTTTTATATGAGCCGGATACATCCAGGCTGTCAAAATCATATTGCCCCAACAGACCGTTGATTATCCTGACCGAGCCTTTGACTTCAACATCCGCTCCCCTGCCTTTTACAAATATGTTCGCTCCAAGCAAGCCGGATATTTTAAGTTTTGAAATATCGAGCGCGCGCTGCTGTTCTGCCGACGGTTTGACGCTCTTTGTCCATGCCTTCAGAAAAGCGTTATCCGGAGTGAACAAAACGTCTCCTTTTTGTGATCTATATCCTGACAGATCAGGGAACGAAATATCATCTTTTCTTATCGCCACCTTTATCGGGGCTTTGTCCGCAGATCCGATCATCCTCAACGCTTCGGAATAGACCATGCTGCTGATCTGGACCGCTGTACTTAACCCGCCCCTGTTTGTATAGATCTGACCGGAGTAAGACGGCTCTTTCCCGTTAAGGTCCAGCTCTGCGGAGACAGAATATCTGTCAGCGCCCTGACTGATGATAACCGGTCCTTCGACGGAAATGAATTTATCTTTATACTTTATTGTTCCGTCTAACCTATCCAGCTTTATCTCATTAAAGACAAGGTCTTTTACTCTAAAATTGAGCAAGGCCAAGGGATGAGAGAATTTCCCGCTGATATTTCCGTTGAACACGGCGCACCCATTGATCCTTGCGAACCTCTGTGTGAGCGGCCTGAGCCTTGCAAGATCGATATTTCCGCTTAAGTTTATGTCCGCTTTATCATCAAGCCCGGCCTTGCCGGATATAGAAATGTTAGAGTCGCTGTTTGTCAGGGTGATATTCTTTATCTCGAGTTTCTTTTCCTTTAATTGGAACGATGCTTTTGCCGTTTTGACCTCTTCGCCTGATAATATCGCATCCTTAAGTTCCATCTCGCATGAAACATCAAGCCCCTGCAGGATCTCAAGAGGTGTAGTCCCTTTGTCCGGCACTCCTTTTATTGCGACGTTCACATCCAGCAAACCTTTATTACTTCCTCTTTCGGAGGGTGCGAATTTGTCAATGATCTTAAAGTCGGCCACATTGGCATTCTTGGCCCTGATCATTATCGAGGAGGCCGTGCCTCTCGCAAGTGCCCCGCTGGCCTCTATCTTAGAGTCACCGGCAAATAAAATAAACTTTTTTAGTTCAAAAGCTCCCTTTTTCAGTGAGGCCTGCGCCTCTGCAGAAGTAATGTCCTGCATAGATATCCTTGCGTCCGAAATTTTCATCTGTGCATCAAAATTGATATTTTGAAACGGTCTTTTGAACAAGGAATCGTCGATCCGGCCAGAAATATTTCCTTCAAAATAATCGAGGGTCCCTCGTACGCCATCCAGGAAATACGGGTTGCTGACACTGAATCTGCTTGCCGAAGCCCTGGCATAAAATGAAAGGTCCTTTTCTATCCTGCCGGAAGAGACGACCTTGGACTGCCCGTTGAATATTTCGACCCGGTCAAACGTGACGCATCCCCTCTCAAAAACAGCTGTGCCAGTTATCCTGTCGGCGTTTTGACCTGCAAGTGACGCATCAGAAAGAGAAGCTTCTGCTGTTAAATTGACATTCTCGCCAGCTCCGTTTATCAGGACGTTCCCGCTTGCAAGTCCTTTTGTTCCGGCAAGACCGCCGGAAAGTTTTTTCAGATCAGCTTTCGAAAAATTGACCTCCCCGTTAATAAGGGGTGTTTTTACCGCGAATAGCACAGCCAGGTTACCCGTTGTTGTCCCGCCGCAGAATGTTCCATTATCAGAACCGAGAACTAACCTTTTTTCATCAAAAGATATGTCAATTTTTCCGGAAAACGGTCTCCCATATATGTTCCCGTCAGAAATGCTTACGCTTCCTTTTATAAACATCTTCGGAAGTGTCTGGATATCAAGACTGACTGCGGTTTTACCGTTAAGGTCTGTAGCTTTTACGGCCGGGATCGCAAGATACTTGATCCACGGATTTGCTTTGAGCCCGGCAGCCGTCAATTTTATCCTTGCCCTTGAAGTTTTCAGGTTTATTTTGCCTTCCGATCTTATCGGGGCCCCGTCCGACAGGCATGAAACCGCAAAAAATATCTTGTCTTTTTTGCTAAGATCGGCAGTCCCTGTCACATTGGCGATCTTTGAGACAAACGGCTGTTTGAGGTGTTCGGGACCGAATCCGGAAAGGTCCCTGAAATCTACGGTGCCGTTACGGATGAAGATCTTGCCCTTGAACGGAGGAGGAGGGGCCCCGCCGCCGCCGGGATCCAGCAATTTCGCAAGGTTCCACGAACCGTCCTTTTCATGCTCCAAATAGACCTTAGGTTCGAAAACCTCGATCTTCCCTATAGCAGAGATAATGTCTTTTACCGCAAGCACCCGGATCACGTTGTAATGGACTTTCGCCCTTTTTATGGTTATTACGCTTCCCTGTGACAGTTTTTTGAACTTCGCGATCCTGACATCGTTCAAAGTAATAGAGTCCAAAAGTATCTCATCGACCGAACCGACCGAGATCTCCCTGCCCATCATCGCGGACGCTTGTTTTGATATTTCTTCTTTTATGTTTGAGAAAATAGGGTTCTCAATATTGAAAAAGGGGATGCTTTGGGCGCAGGAAAACGTCAATAAAAAGATAATACATCCACAACAGATCTTTTTGATCATTAGAAAAATTATAACACCTAATATATTTCGTGGAAAGGAGATTTTTCGGGGTCTATAACAAGCTTATCTGCGAGGCCGGCTGCTGAACATCTTTTTGATTTCTTGCCTGCGGAGGCGTTTTGCCGATATGCCGGTAAGCTGCTTCTGTAAGGACCCTTCCTTTTGGCGTGCGGTCCAAAAATCCTATCTGCATGAGATACGGTTCATAGACGTCTTCTATCGTGCCGGGATCTTCGCTTATCGCCGCAGATATGGTATCAACGCCTACAGGACCGCCGGAAAATTTTTCAGCGATGACAAGAAGGATCTTACGGTCGACATTGTCCAGCCCCAGTTCATCTACGTCAAGATGCTTCAGGGCGGAAGCGGCGACTTCTTTTGTGATGGAACCGCCCGCTTTTACCTGGCACCAGTCCCTGACGCGCCTTAGAAGCCTGTTGGCTATGCGAGGTGTCCCCCTTGCTCTTCTTGCGATGGCAAGCGCACCTTCTTTGTCAATATGGACACTCAGTATCTCAGCAGCTGCTTCAATTATTTTTGTAAGCTCCTGAGGAGTGTAAAATTCCAGCCTGGAGATCATCCCGAACCTGTCGCGGAACGGCCCCGTCAACAGGCCTATCCGTGTCGTAGCGCCTATCAGCGTGAACTTCGGAAGGTCAAGCCTTATGGACCTTGCGCTCGGACCTTTGCCGATCACTATATCAAGGCCGAAATCCTCCATCGCCGGGTATAATATTTCTTCAACCACTTTGTTCAGGCGGTGTATCTCGTCAATAAAAAGGACATCATTCTCGGAGAGGTTGGTAAGTATCGCCGCGAGGTCCCCGGGCCTCTCGATTGCCGGGCCGGAAGTCGTTTTGATATTGACTCCCATCTCGTTCGCCAGGATGTTCGCGAGGGTCGTCTTGCCAAGCCCGGGAGGACCGTAGAGCAGAATATGCTCCAGTGTCTCGCCGCGCTTTTTAGCGGCGTCCATGACGACCGTTATGCTTTCTTTGACTTTTTCCTGGCCGATATAGTTGTCTATCCTGCGCGGCCGTAGCCCGCTGAAAGCGGCGTCTTCATCGCTTCTCCCCAGAGTGACGATCCTGCTTTTATCCTCGTTCATTGACATAAGTTTATCATAGAAAAGGCGGTATAGCCCTTAACTTTGGCCATAGATCCTTATATACTGCCAGTAGCTTTCAAGGACTTTTTTTACGTACAATTTTGTCTCGGCTAACGGGATGCTTTCAACAAACTCGTCGATATCGGAATGATCGATCCTGTTCAGCCATTTATCCACATTGCCCGCTCCTCCGTTATATGAGGCTAGCGCAAGATATTTATCTCCGCCGAATCTTTTAAGCAGCTGTGAAAGATAATAGACCCCCATTTTAATATTCAAGTTGGGATTGAAAAGATATTTCGTCCTGTAAGGCCTGAGATAAAGCCTTGTTGCTATCCCTCTTCCTGTACGGGGCATTATCTGAGCAAGGCCTCTCGCGCTTGACCTTGAAACAGCTCTGGGGTTAAAGCGGCTTTCTTCCCTGATCAGCGCGAACACAAGGTACGGATCGACGCCGTATTTTTCGGCGACGGCAAATACCTGGCTCTTAAAAGCTGTCGGATAAGCAAGGTTCATCGCGAGATATTTTTCGCTGTCGAGATCCGTAGAATAGAAATCGTACTCTCCGGCCTTTTCAAGTGTTTTTATGGAGTGATAATAGTTCTTCTGCAGATTGAGTAAAAGAGAGAGGCATAGCTTTCCGGTCTTTATGTCTCGCTCGCTTGAGCTTGAATAGACCATTGTTTTTGCTTCGCTGGCCGCATCTTCAAAATATTTTATGCTGAGGAGCTCTTTAAATTTTTCAAAGTGGATATTGGCTATTGCCAGCTCGCTGAGCTTCGGAAGGCTGACTCCCGACTCCGGGACACTTTGGACCTGGTAATTAAGGATCTGGCAGGCGCGCATGCCATAATACGTGTACGGATAATTTACAGTTATATACTCTAATAGTTTGTGCTGCTCGCCGACCAGGCCGGCTTTTTCGGCACTCTTTGCCCGCCAAAAAACGCATTTTGAGACTATCCGCGGATCGGCATCTCCGGGATACTGCCCGAGCTTTATAAAAGCACTTTCAAAATCCCCGCTCTTGTAGAGAATAAATCCTTCGCGCCAAACTTCGTTTGCTGAGTCATCAGGAGAAATGTCTACTGCAAAAAGTGACCTGGTCTGCTTATATATTTGCTGCACCGAGCTTAATATCGAAACTGCTCCCATCTGATTTATTTTTTTCTTTGAGACCTTCGTTGTCCTGCTCTTGGGATAATTTACCACTATTTCCGAATAGCGTTCTGCGGCCTCGTCCAAATATCCCAGTTTCTCAAGACACTGCGCTGCCCTGAAAATGACCACGTCCCTGGAAAAGACCGGGACATTGAAAGAAAGGGATTTTTCAAAATTGGCTATCGCGTTTAAAAAGTCGCCTTTTCCGGCATACAGCTCGCCGAGCCTGTAATACGCCTTGCCGACAAAAACGCTCTCAGGGAATTTATTTGTCAGATTGGTATATTCTATTTCGGCCTGTTGTTTATTGCCCGAGACGTCAAATGCCGCTGCCAGTCTGAACGCTGCATGATCATTAAGGATATACGAATCATTTTCTGCCAAAGGCGCAAGCATGTTCACTGCCTGCTGGAACCTGCCTTTATTGATAAAATAACAGGCTTTTTTATAATCGGCCGAGGACTGTGAGTAACAAAATGATGTGCCGGAAAGAATTACTGCAAATATTAATCCTAGAACTCCGGAGTTTTTCATCAGAACTATTCTATCACTTTTCCGAAATTTTACACTGCTTTTTTTGAAGTATATTATGGGGCCTGCAAACGGTTTACTGGCGCGTACTTTAACATCAGTGATTTTGTGCCGAAGTTAGAGAATACGACGTCTATGACCGTATCTTCGCCGTCGCCATCTATCTTTATGACCTCACCCGTCCCCCACTTCGGATGATTTACCGCGTCTCCTACAGAGTAGATGTCGCTGCTGACCCTGATCTTGACCTGTTTTTCTCCGGGCTCTAAGTCCATCCAGCTTTTTTCGTCAAAAAGAACGGCAGGAATTTCCTCCAAAAACCTTGATGGCCCGTTACACCATGATTCACCGAAAAGCATTCTTTCCTGAGCGTGGCATAAAAAAAGCTTTTCTTTGGCGCGCGTGATCCCGACATAGCAGAGACGTCTTTCCTCTTCAAGCTCTTTAGGCTCGAACATCGCCCTGTAATGAGGGAATATGCCTTCTTCCATTCCCGCGATGAAAACTATCGGGAACTCCAAACCTTTTGCGCTGTGCAGCGTCATCATCAAAACGGAAGGCTTATCTCCGTCAGCTGTGTCCTGGTCCGTTACAAGTGACATCTGTGTCAGGAACGCACCGAGAGAAGGATCGTCGCTGATATCTTCAAAATCAAGAGCGACCGTTAAGAATTCTCTTAAGTTTTCAGCTCTTGAAAGTGCTTCGGCCGTCTGTTCTTCTTCAATATCCTTTATCATATCAGTATCTTCATAGATCTTGGCTATCAACTGGGAAGCGGGCTGTTCCGCGGAAAGATCTCTGAAGACCTTTATTTTTTTATCCAGAGCCGCCAGTTGTTGTTTTGCATTACGAGAGATCTGAAGGACGTCGCATTTTTCTATCATTTCCGCTAATGGTATCTTTCTTGCATTAGCTTCATTTTCGATCTTAGAGATTGTCACCTTCCCCACCCCTTCCAGCATGAAAGACAGGACCCGCAGGCAATTGATGTTGTCCGAGGGGTTATAGATCATTTTCAAAAGCGAAAGAATGTCTTTTATCTCTTTTCTCTCGTAAAACCTGAAACCTCCGATCATCCTGTAAGGGATCCCAGACTGCAAAAAGGCTTCCTCGATCACCCTTGACTGCGCGTTAGTCCTGTAAAGGACGGCGATCCTTGAAAAATCCCCTTTTGCAAAACGCCTGGCGTTGTCGGCAATGAACAGGGCTTCGTCTTTTTCGTCTTTCGCGAGATATCCGGCCACTGCATCTCCTTTTGCGTTCTTTGTCCAGAGAGTTTTCGGTTTTCTCATCGCGTTTTTGGCGATAACAGCATTCGCCGCGTCAAGGATGTTCTGCGTAGAGCGGTAATTTTCCTCGAGTTTGAATACTTTCGCATCTTTATAGTCCTTTTCAAAATCGAGGATATTGGCTATATCGGCGCCCCTGAACCCGTATATGCTCTGGTCGTCGTCACCGACCACGCAGATGTTCTTGTGCCCGCCGGCCAGGAGCTTCGTGATCATGTACTGGGCGCGGTTGGTATCCTGGTACTCGTCCACATTTATATAGAGGAACCGTTCCTGGTAATATTTCCTTACGCTCTCGTGTTTTTCAAGCAGCTCCACCGCGTACATCAGCATATCGTCAAAATCTAGGGCGTTGTTCTTGTTCAGTTTTTCCTGGTAAAGCCTGTAGCAGATCGAGACTTTTTCCTGCCATATATCCGATGCTCTTGCCATGTACTGCGCGTCGTTCACCAGGTCGTTTTTTGCTTTGCTTATAGATTCTAGCATCGCCGCGGGCTTGTACCGTTTTTCGTCCAGGTCCGCTTCCTTAAGCACCTGCTTCATCAGGATCTTCTGGTCGTTCTCGTCAAAGATAACATAGTTCTTTTCCCGTCCCAGTTTTTCAATGTCCCGCCGCAGTATCCTCCCGCAAATGGAATGGAAAGTGCCCACCCACATGTCTTTTGCCAGAATACCTACGAGATGTTTTAAGCGGTGTTTCATTTCATTAGCCGCCTTGTTCGTAAAAGTGACGGCCATTATCCTGTGGGGAGAGATGTTTTTTCCTTTTACAAGATAGGCGATCCTGTGGGTGAGCACCCTGGTCTTGCCTGAGCCGGCTCCGGCAATTATCA
It encodes the following:
- a CDS encoding UvrD-helicase domain-containing protein, with product MAILKSLNERQKEAVLCTESPVLIIAGAGSGKTRVLTHRIAYLVKGKNISPHRIMAVTFTNKAANEMKHRLKHLVGILAKDMWVGTFHSICGRILRRDIEKLGREKNYVIFDENDQKILMKQVLKEADLDEKRYKPAAMLESISKAKNDLVNDAQYMARASDIWQEKVSICYRLYQEKLNKNNALDFDDMLMYAVELLEKHESVRKYYQERFLYINVDEYQDTNRAQYMITKLLAGGHKNICVVGDDDQSIYGFRGADIANILDFEKDYKDAKVFKLEENYRSTQNILDAANAVIAKNAMRKPKTLWTKNAKGDAVAGYLAKDEKDEALFIADNARRFAKGDFSRIAVLYRTNAQSRVIEEAFLQSGIPYRMIGGFRFYERKEIKDILSLLKMIYNPSDNINCLRVLSFMLEGVGKVTISKIENEANARKIPLAEMIEKCDVLQISRNAKQQLAALDKKIKVFRDLSAEQPASQLIAKIYEDTDMIKDIEEEQTAEALSRAENLREFLTVALDFEDISDDPSLGAFLTQMSLVTDQDTADGDKPSVLMMTLHSAKGLEFPIVFIAGMEEGIFPHYRAMFEPKELEEERRLCYVGITRAKEKLFLCHAQERMLFGESWCNGPSRFLEEIPAVLFDEKSWMDLEPGEKQVKIRVSSDIYSVGDAVNHPKWGTGEVIKIDGDGEDTVIDVVFSNFGTKSLMLKYAPVNRLQAP